A part of Roseimicrobium gellanilyticum genomic DNA contains:
- a CDS encoding TspO/MBR family protein produces MSLTATDSRSHFGPTALLALVGWVLLSFTAALPGLWFPPDSWYAHLEKPSWHPPDWLFGPVWSVLYLSMGISAWIVWRKDGFARAGGALTLFLAQLGLNALWTPVFFGMKRPDLALFVIVALLIVIAATRKAFRRHDRFAAWLLVPYLLWVGFATALNAALWRLN; encoded by the coding sequence ATGTCTCTCACCGCGACCGATTCACGATCCCACTTTGGTCCCACCGCGCTACTGGCATTAGTGGGATGGGTGTTGCTCAGTTTCACTGCGGCGCTGCCCGGCCTGTGGTTTCCTCCAGACTCGTGGTATGCACATCTGGAGAAGCCCTCGTGGCATCCGCCTGACTGGCTCTTTGGTCCGGTGTGGTCAGTGCTCTACCTGAGCATGGGCATCAGTGCGTGGATTGTGTGGAGGAAGGATGGCTTCGCCCGTGCCGGCGGGGCGCTGACGTTGTTCCTGGCGCAACTCGGTCTCAATGCGCTGTGGACGCCGGTGTTCTTCGGCATGAAGCGGCCGGACCTGGCGTTGTTCGTGATCGTGGCGCTGTTGATCGTTATCGCCGCCACGCGCAAGGCATTCCGCAGGCATGACCGGTTCGCCGCGTGGCTGTTGGTGCCCTACCTGTTGTGGGTGGGTTTTGCCACGGCTCTGAATGCGGCGCTATGGCGGTTGAATTGA